ctggtttgggttgggaaggaaccttaaatccaatcccatcccaccctgccatggcagggacagctcccactgtcccaatgtccagccccaatgtccagcctggccttgggcactgccagggatccaggggcagccacagctgctctggcaattccagccctgctcccctcaccAATAAATAATTTATGGTTCATAGCATGGGAAACACCAAAACTTATCAAGTAATGGATTGTAAATATCAGTCTTGATGTGGAATTCCTTTTTCAGAGGTTTCAGGCAAACAAAGAGAGGTTCCACTGAACCCTGATTATTTAAATCATACTTTAAAGGTAGCTTTGGCTCACCTTGGTGTCACTGCCTGGGGTGGCACTCAGGGCCAGGACTCGGAATTGATTTGTGTACTTGCTCAGCTCCCTCACCACCTAAGAGCAGGAAAGCTTCATTAATATCCTTAAAGAGGATTATTTCCTTGTACAAACTACATCAATTGAAATACCCTCTAAGTAGGAAAGGCTTAACAAAACACTCTAAAAatactgaatcacagaatggtttgggttggaagggaccttaaatcccatcccatccctcccactgtcccaggctgttcccagccccagtgtccagcctggccttgggcactgccagggatccagggccaTCCTGGAAATGCACAAAGAACAAGCTGGgaaaatgatgaaattatttatcaCTTGATTTAACAAAAGTATTGACAGCCCACTAACTCAGGTGAGCTGCCAAAAAGCGACTCTGAAgaaaagctcttaaaaatgtaattcatgGTTAATTAACCCTATGTAATCTGAACTCCACAAATATCCAGGAAATTTCTTCAGTGTATCAAAGCAACTTCTTAGGTCACCTATTCCTCTCAGGAGCTTATCCCATGATAATGCAACAAAGCCTTGGCTAATCAACACAAActccaaatttaaaaagaaatgttgaaCTGACTTGTCTTTACTAAAGaaccttaagaaaaaaaacattttttttaacactggccagccaaaaatatttttaaaccaaaattacAATTTAATGGAGGCACTGAAAGAAATCCCTGACATGTATCACTAATAAACAAGGCAGAGGCAACACACAGGAGTGTTGGATCTGTTTCAAAGCTGAGGCCCCCAGGGACAATCTCCCCTCAGCAATGACAGAGATGCTTTATGGAGACCCTGTGAGCAATgctggggaagggtttggaaactgggagagaagagcagagcagctccagccctaCCTGGCAGTAGGCATGATTGCCAAGGGCTTTGTGGGCTTCGTCAATAACCAAACATTTGATGTCCACAGCAGGACAGGTCCCACGAGAGAGGTCATTGACCATGATCTGAGGTGTGAGGAAAAAGACTCTCTTGGTATTCCACAGCTCCCGCCGGCCCAGAGCCTGCGTTcctcctggaaaacaaaggagcAACATCAGGGAACTGTTCTGCTGAGAACAAGGTATGGCCCATGACCTGAGAGTGACAGGGCTGGCAGAcacataaaatcatggaatggtttcggttggaaagggaccttaaatcccatggcagggacatctcccagtgtccagcctgggaTCCAGGAACAGCCACTGGACACCTCTGCAGGGCCTGCCCTCCCTCACTCAAtacaacaaaactaaaaaattaaattcagaacCATGGAAATCAAGGCTGGGAAGCTCAAGATGCCTCATAGCTGCTCACTGCCCTAAACATCATTTAAAACACCTCTGGGAAAGGTCTGGGCTTAAAAACAAGTCATGGGTTCAGTCACTAAAGCTGCTGCCTCAGTGAGGAATAAACTGCAGCTCCGTGGGGCTGCAAAAACTTCACGGAAAGGGGAAAGTGACGAGGAAAGTGAcgaggagggaaggaagcagcTATAAAATGGATTAAAAGAGTCATTATTCTTTGGCTTCAGCATCCCGCAGAGCGCTGTGTGGGGCACGCTGGGGcccacagggctgcagcccagcGCTTCACCCTTTACACAGGTGACCTGGGGTTTTTACCACCGCGaaagcagcagttttaaccacgaaagcagcagttttaaccGCGAACCCAGCAGTCAGCCCTTCCAACACTGTCAGTGTTCCTGTGGCTGGCTGTGCTCACCGGCTGCAGCCGTACCTGTCATCTCCGCCATGTCCCGCCACGGGATGCCCATGAGGCGGCCGCACGCCTCCATCTGCTGCGCCACCAGCGGCTTGGTGGGGGCGAGGAACAGCACCTTCCCCGAGGGGAACCAGCGGTAGAAGTTGTACATGACCACGGCGGCCACGAAAGTCTTGCCCAGCCCCGTGGGCAGGCAGACGAGCGTGTTGGCCAGCAGCGCGGCGCCGGCCATGCGCTCCTGGTAGGGCCGCACGGGCAGGTTGGTGGGGTAGATCCAGATGGCCCCCGCCGCCTCGCTGAAGCCCCGCAGCGGGCCGGGGtcggcggcggccgcggccgcCAGCAGCAGCTCGTCATCGCTGTCACCGCCCGCGTCCCTGCGCTCGGCTTCGCTGCGGGGCCCCCGCCACAACTGCGGCAAAGTGCTCTGCCGGCCGCCGCTCATCCTGCCCCGCCCGCCGCCATCTTAGCCCCTCCGCGCCGCCGCCGCTTGAAATCGCCGCCGAGAGGGACGGGGAGCCGCCTCCCggcccttccctcctcccccggccctccccttctcccccgGCCGCCTCCCGGCTCTCCCCGAGCCCGAGGCAAAtcccgccgctgccgccgctcccCGCGCTCAGGGCGGGCCCCGAGGCGGCGCCATCTTGTCCCTCCCTCGGCGCCCGTCCCCGAAATCCCCCCGGCGGCCCCGCCGAGGGTGAAGGGGAGGGTCGGGACGCCGCCTTCGGagcctccccttctcccccGGCCGTGTCCCGGCCCGCCCCTTCTCGCTGCCGGGcggctcccagccctcctctccGGAGGAGGAGCGGGAGGTGGGTGGGAAAATGGCGGCGGCCGCGGGCCCGGCGCAGCCCTGGAGCGCTGAGGAGCTGCGGAGCGAGGCGCTGGCCAAGAAGGAGATCATCAAATTCCTGCAGGAGCACGCGGCGCAGGCGGTAATTTCGGGGGATAATCAATGATTTGGAGTCGCGGGGGCGAGGTTTGGcgtttctttttgtttccctgaCCGTCTCGCACGCGTGTCCCGCAGTTCCTGGCGGAGCACAagctgctggggcaggtgaAGAACGTGGCGAAGACGGCGAACAAGGAGCAGCTGATCGCGGCTTACACTCAGCTCTTCCACACgcaggtgaggggctggggccgggcagggctgcggggagggagggagggatggatgcGGCTCCTcatccttcctcatcctcccctcGCAGCGCTTCAAGGGCACGGACGGCGCCGAGAAGGCGGCGGAGAAGGCGAAGCCGGCCAAGGCGGAGGAGGCCAAGGGGAAGGCGGTGAAGGCTGAGGAGGCTGCGGAGGAGGTTGGTGCCGTGCCCTCACCTCGTGTTTTTCGCCTGGAAAACCAAATTATCCCGGTCACTTGTCCCGGGGTGAGGGTTAGGGGGATATCggggaaaggttcttcccccagagggtggaatgagctctggaaaagctccccagggaatgggcacggccccgaggctgccggagctccaggagcgtttgggcagcgctgccagggatgcccaggctgggattgttggggggtctgggcagggacaggattGCAcgatccttgtgggtcccttccagctcaggagattGTGTGGTTCTAAGTCTTCAAAACCTGGTTACAGCAAAAAATCTGGTGTTTATGCCCCACGTTAGCCTGAAGCTGCATTTTCCCCAAATGTTGCAGCCTTGCAGTAACATCACACTCCACTCACTAACAGTGTCTCCTCTGATACCTTAAACTCAGCAGTTGTTCTTGCATATCTGAGGCTATTTAACCCACCAGTCATGACTCTCTTTTTATCACCTCAGGGGCCACCAAAGTAcacaaaatccattttaaagaAGGGCGATAAAACCAACTTCCCGAAGAAAGGAGACACTGTCCACTGCTGGTAcacaggaaagctgcaggaTGGGACAGTCTTCGATACCAATATTCAGTCAAGTAAGGTTATGGACATAAAGATGTGCAGATAAACTGCTGGGGTTGGTTGCAAATGCTCCTAGAGGGAATTCcctgggctcctccagcagATGTGGGCAGGGGTTTGTGTGTGAGAGCGTTCCTGACAAACAGCTTTATCATGGTGCTGCTGagcctgctgccctgcagcgGATCCTGATTTTCCATGAGGTAGCAAGGGCAGTATTTTAGGACTGGCTGGTGTCAAGTGACAGGGCTGcatcctgccagccctggcctcTGGCATTCCAGCCCCGGGAATGTGGAATGCAGGGAGTCAATCCAGAGGGGAGACAGTGCCTAAGGAACTCTGacaccagcagtgccctggttttctgtaaataaacaCATCTTGGGGCCTTTCTGTGGGGAATCTTTAAAATGGAGGCACTGGAATGAGAGGGATTTGAATACTCTGGTGTGGATATTCCCTGCTGGTGCTTTTGTGACAGATCAGAGGGGTTAGGGGTATGAAATTGTGCAATACTGGAAAGGTTTTCCCAGCAGTGATGTCCCACAGTCAGGAACAGTATTCCAGAGTCACTGGAATACTGCCTATAATTCCTCATGCTTGTGTGTTCCTTGTTGACTTTTCTTGGTTCCTTAATATGCCCATGACTTGTACAGTCAACTTGAGTAATTCAGAAATGAGTCTTTGGGGTTTGAAAGATGCTTTGATGCAGCTTGAACATTTAATGATGCTTTTATTGCACAGTGTTAGTATTTCCCCTGAAAATCTGATATTGGGCTAAAAATAATGTTAGAAGAAGAGCTATTTATGTAAGGCACGATTGTAATGACAGTTTTCTACACAAGTGTGGAgtgtgctgctgtggtgttGAGGCAAATGAACATAAAACTCTTTTCCAggttcaaagaagaaaaaagcagccaAGCCCTTGAGTTTCAAAGTTGGCGTAGGAAAAGTGATCCGAGGTGTAAGTAAAGCCCTCAGGGCTCCCTCTGAGTCCCCAGGCAgtttcattctgtgatttgtgaCTGGGCTGCAGTTTTTGGGGTCTGTTTCTCATGGAGGCAGACTGGGGATTACTCTGGGAGGATGGAACGTTCATCCTCAGAGTCATTCCCTCTCCAGGCAGTGCAGAGAacacaggctctgctccctggggtCAGCCCAGCCTCGGGCTCCTGTCAGTCTCTCTCAGCAGCGAGGCTGATGGGATCCCTGGGCTCCTCCCATCCCTGTTTGCATTCCCTGGGCTTTTCCAcggggaaattcctgctgctgtccaccctgagcctcccctggcccagcctgaggcctgagctctcctcctgtccctgttccctggcagcagagcccgacccccccggctgtcccctcctgccagggacttgtgcagagccacaagggccccctgagcctcctttgctccagcctgagcaggAGGAATTCCTGATGTGGGGTGGGattggagctgggaaggggctgtggctgtggcccAGGTTTATCCCAGTGCTTATCCTGGTTTGTGGGTGCCAGAACCTTCCCTCAACAGGGACACAGCACCAAGGCCTGGGCACTCCCTGGGAAGGGAAtactggagctgggaatgctgatgGAATGTGTGTTCCCATTGCTCTCCGGTACCATCCCAGCATGGGAGCAGGGATCTGCCCTGTGGGACtggtgtgggagcagggaacacCCCCTGGAGCGCTGCACGGGGCTGGGGAGGatgcctggggctgtgggtaTTCCTGGGAGccagaggaaaagctggaagtgCAGAGGCTGCTGTCGTTGCAGTGGGACGAGGCCCTGCTGACCATGAGCAAAGGAGAGAAGGCCCAGCTGGAGATCGAGCCCGAGTGGGCCTACGGCAAGAAGGGGCAGCCCGATGCCAAGTATCCTTCCATGACCTCTGCCTCCTGAGGGaacctgggaatgctggggccaggagctgctttaTGGACAGGAACACAACGGGGGCTCCACCTGTCACCCACAGCAGGCTCAGGACGTTCCCACCCCGAGTTCAGGGCACTTCCTGGGGCTGCaattgctcttttcttttggaGAAGAACTCGTGCAGGGGCAACCTGCTGCTCTTTTCCACCTGCATTTTTATCCCAGTGCTTCCAAGTGCTTCTGCCTGATGGGGATCCtaagcaggagcaggggcagtTACATCAGCTCTGGGACACAGCTGAATTAGGGGCTGGAGGAGTCATCCCGTGGTGGTTTATGCAGCCctgtttcctttctccagcccttctggaggagggcagggggtTGTTCTCCTGTGCTGGAATCCTGTGATCTGAAGGGCTGCCTGGACACCTCTCCCCTGTGACAGGGGGACAGCGTGGCCTCTGGGAGGATTGAACGTTCATCCTCAGAGTCTCTCCAGGGAATGCAGCCAGGGCAGTgagtgaggagcagggagtgctAATGAAGGTGGCCCTGGAGCTGGATCCCCACAGCTCCCGCTGGATCCGGGGTGTCCAGCTGGGTCAGGATCAGCCAGGGAcgcaggagaggctggggagcagctggggactccctgccctgggaggggacactgcaggggCTGCTTCAGCTTCCTTAACATTTGCCAACAGGATCCCACCAAACGCAAAACTCTTCTTTGAGGTGGAGCTGGTGGATATTGAGTGAAGaattccctgagctgctgggaatgtGTTTCTGCCAGAGCTTCCTGCTGGGTTGTTGTAACTCCTGGCTCCGGTGACAGCGGTGCCTTTGTGGAGATGAGTGCTGAGTGTTGTCCCTGCCCCGCTGCTGTAGTGACAGCCCCACCACTAAAGCAGAGTTTGTACCTGCCAGTGCCTCCCTTCTTTGTGTCTGTGCTCCCCTCGCTGAGCAGCAGGGCCCCACACCCAGCCAgggctccttccctcctctggaGCCCAATCCCACACAATTCCCACTCCATTTAtttgacagcagctgtgctcGCAGAGATCCGGGTGTTCCacaggtgtccctgtgccacagcccctcctgtgaccaccagagctcagctcaggcATTCTGTTCTCCCTCCTGGCTCGAGTGAGGCAGTCCAAGAAAGCTCAGAGCACTGCTGAATTCCTCGCTTTTATTACAAAAATGGGAATGATCACTTtgatcaaaatgaaaaaagttttGCTCACACCGTGTACATGAAAAACTCTAAATACAAAACTCATCCCAAACACagtttgtgcttttaaaaaagaacgAAGGTGGTTTAATCCCTGCCCCTCCCACACTACAGAACCcgtggggcagctctgccaggcccCCAGCCCCAACAGCCCGGGCCTGGAACAgctgggccaggagcaggacaagccctggctccagccctgggccaaaaccaacccaaaaccccacagcttCGCCCACTCAATTATGGAATCAAGAGACCGACGAGAATTCTTCTGATACTCCATAAATTAGtgcagggaattaaaaaaattcatttatggTAAATGAGAATTGTACAGAGACCATTTATCAGTTACCAGCACACGAATCTTGCTTCACACATACCCCGTGAGCAGCAGCTCGGTTCACATGCAGAGGACCAAAAGCAGGTGGCACAACAGTTCCTTCACAGcccaaaattagaaaaatataatttttttttttttttttaattccatctTTGTTGAAACTGCAGCACAGTGAACTCCACTCCCTGCAGGGATCAGGTTGTGTGGTAATACTGTCCGTAATTCCAGGCGTTCTGGTAGTTGTACTggaacaaacacagcagcagcatcagccaggatgtccctgctgcccacagagctcccccagcccctgtgcccagcacagccccctgggctgcagccagcgGTGCCATTCCCTCTGGAATGcctggggaaggcaggcagggtgGAGGAACCGTGCTGCCACAGGACAGATCTTCATCACAGtcacaaaatcaaaatatccCCACctgggagggacccccaggatcatcccagaccccccaacaatcccagcctgggcatccctggcagcgctgcccaaacgctcctggagctccggcagcctcggggccgtgcccattccctggggagcttttccagagctcattccaccctctgggggaagaacctttcctgatctccagcctgagcccatccctggcccagccccaaggctgccatTCCTGCAGTGCCGTGTGAGGCTCAGGGCATTGCTCAGGCCCAGCACTGGGCAGTCTGTGCTGGATGAGactcctggcactgcctggctTTGGGGAgaattcccagcctggctgcaggcagtCCCAAAGGGCTCCCCAGGGGTTGGGCCCCAGTGGTGCCACggctctcccagctctgggggctctGCACAGTCTAAACAACACTTTCCATAAAACCACTTCAGAACCAACATGGATTTAAAAGACAGGTGGCTGTGGCAGTAGGGACATGGGTCAGTGGTgaccttggcagtgctggtgaaCAGCTGGACTGGATGGTCTTacagggcttttccaacctcaacaaTTCTGTTCCAAGCTAGAATGCCCCAGAGGAAGAGCCCCAGGGGACAAGCTGATTTTGTTGGTGCTGTGTACCAGCAGAACCCACTCCAAGGCACTGCAGGAATTACTGCCTGGAGACAGTCACTGCCAGGCACACAGGAAAGGGGCTGACCCCAAAGCCAGTCTGGGTAAAACAGTCCCACACacacctggccctgctgccctccccatcccctccctgtgTGACAGGACAGCCACGCAACGCGTGAGGAGCACACCCAGGAGGGAAAAACACCCCACAGAGTCGAGTTTTcccccccaggagctgcaggtgttcAGGCTGGCCCGGGGCACCGTACCTGGTACCAGGCGTTGTAGTTGTAGGCGGCCTGGTTGACCTGCATGTCCCCGTCCATGAGCTGCGCCGCCGCCAGCCCCGCGTCCTCCGTCAGCAGCTTCTTCTCGTCCGGCTCCTCCGAGCTGCAGGGGAACAGAGCCTTGTTCTGGCACCCTGGAACGCTTCACcagcctctgctgtgctcagctggctGCCCTGGCCCAGCGGGGTGAGGGAATTGGGCTCAGGGAAgggcagctggtgctgtgctccagagcaggctgggtttaaagcaaagcaaaggctCTAAGTTCCTGCTCAGAGACTGAGTTATTTTACCAGCTCAACAACTGGTTTGGCTCAACAACtcaaaaacttattttccaaaaatgtttccatccctggaagcatccaaggccaggatggatggggctctgagcagcctatggaaggtgtccctgtccatggcaggtTTTAGGGCCTTCCAAAGCAAACAATTCTGTGAATATTTAAGGCAGCTGAGCTCTATTCAGCACACACTTTAAAGGACTAAAATGAAGGGATTCTATCCTCACATCAGTGGGTTCAAAGCTGACAAAAGACTAAAGAACCCCCAGAGTGAGCCGCTGGGCTCAGTCCGTACCCGTTCTCCGCCCGCCGCTTCAGCGtctcctgctccttcagcagcGCCTGGTGCTCGTCGTAGGCATCCAGGagcctgcagagagcacagccaGTCAGGCCTTGCCAGGATTCCAAACTCCTGAGCAGTGCCCACTGCAAGCTCTAACACTACAGCAAACTGCAGTGCCACCAGTTCTAATGAGTGACCCACCACCAGCAGGGGAAAGCAACTCGGTGCCATTcacaacagctccagctcccagcctgctgaGCTTCCCTCACACTTGATGCAGCTTTTATCAAGTTCCTTTAGAAACAAGTTCTCTACAAGTGATTTGTGattcagctgctccttcagaGCCTGCTGGTGATgccacccacagcagcacagagatgtgGGAATCATTATTTAAACACTGGAAATTATTCCAGTCCCAAAGCAGCACCTACAGCCTTTCCCCATCCAGCAGGGAAGAACAAGGGTGGTTAATGCAGCACAGGAGAGTCCTGGCTAAAATTCCCACAGATATTGAAATACCCCCTCATCTGCAGCATCTCACAAAACCTGCAGCTTCTGACAGTCTGCTCTGGGTGAAGAGCTCCTCGTACTCATTCTGTGCTCTGGGATTATTTGGGAACTGCAAAATTCCTTGTGGTTGATCTGTCTCAGATCCCAAACTTGCACTGACTGGCTGCCACgcagaggcagcagaa
This sequence is a window from Parus major isolate Abel chromosome 5, Parus_major1.1, whole genome shotgun sequence. Protein-coding genes within it:
- the FKBP3 gene encoding peptidyl-prolyl cis-trans isomerase FKBP3 produces the protein MAAAAGPAQPWSAEELRSEALAKKEIIKFLQEHAAQAFLAEHKLLGQVKNVAKTANKEQLIAAYTQLFHTQRFKGTDGAEKAAEKAKPAKAEEAKGKAVKAEEAAEEGPPKYTKSILKKGDKTNFPKKGDTVHCWYTGKLQDGTVFDTNIQSSSKKKKAAKPLSFKVGVGKVIRGWDEALLTMSKGEKAQLEIEPEWAYGKKGQPDAKIPPNAKLFFEVELVDIE